One genomic window of Corynebacterium sp. sy039 includes the following:
- a CDS encoding SDR family NAD(P)-dependent oxidoreductase → MELALRNKTALITGGSKGLGYAAAVALVQEGARVVVCARHEDEVKQAVARLNELSADSAIGVCTDISDPDNIKHLLDDVAQNYGSLDILVNNAGGAHPGTPETLTDQAFLADFNIKVLSWQRMIKASLPLLRKSHQARIINISSVYAHTPDPAFFATSVLRAAGDNFTKTWAAALAKEGVLVNSINIGVIETPQWENIRNKRAPEKSLDEFFADTVARDIPLGRIGQAAELGSVVAFLASSQSSYITGSSIDVAGGMGLRF, encoded by the coding sequence ATGGAATTAGCATTGCGCAATAAAACTGCTCTCATTACTGGTGGTTCTAAAGGATTAGGCTATGCTGCCGCAGTCGCATTAGTTCAAGAAGGGGCACGCGTTGTTGTGTGTGCGCGCCATGAAGATGAGGTTAAGCAAGCAGTAGCTCGTCTGAATGAGTTATCTGCTGATTCTGCCATTGGGGTGTGTACTGATATTTCCGATCCGGACAATATCAAGCATTTGCTTGACGACGTTGCCCAGAACTATGGCAGTCTCGACATCTTAGTGAATAATGCTGGTGGCGCTCATCCTGGTACTCCAGAGACACTGACAGATCAAGCATTTCTTGCAGATTTTAATATCAAGGTGTTGTCGTGGCAGCGTATGATTAAAGCCTCATTGCCTTTGTTGAGGAAGTCACACCAAGCACGCATTATCAATATATCTTCAGTCTATGCTCATACTCCTGACCCAGCTTTCTTTGCTACTTCTGTGTTGCGAGCTGCTGGAGATAACTTCACTAAGACTTGGGCAGCAGCTTTAGCCAAAGAAGGGGTTTTGGTCAATAGCATCAATATCGGTGTTATTGAGACACCACAATGGGAGAACATTCGCAATAAACGTGCTCCGGAAAAATCTTTAGATGAATTTTTTGCAGATACCGTCGCACGTGATATTCCTCTTGGGCGTATCGGACAAGCTGCAGAATTAGGCAGCGTCGTAGCTTTCTTAGCCTCTTCTCAGTCAAGCTATATCACTGGTAGTAGCATTGATGTTGCAGGTGGTATGGGATTGCGCTTTTAG
- a CDS encoding sodium:alanine symporter family protein, which translates to MNSVESFVETMNHYIWLIVPWVLIGAGVYFAVRTFFVQVRYVPDMIRSVSEKNTSEDSHTDDEGISAFKAFCISAAARVGTGNIVGVAVAISAGGPGAVFWMWMIAIIGGATAFVESTLAQLWKVKEADGTYRGGPAYYMTKGLGLKGLATCFAIAITITYGFVYNSIQANSITEAIGTSINNSGLGFRATVGLVLAVITGIIIFGGIKRIANFTQVIVPVMALLYLGMGLVVLILNISHVPAMFAEIVTHALGIREIAGATLGAAFQYGMRRGLFSNEAGQGSAPNAAATASVSHPVKQGLVQTLGVYFDTLLVCSITAFIILLSSPTYTGAEQEGAPLAQRALAQEVGGFGIHFITLILFFLAFSSVIGNYYLAQANVEYFTQSRKALTVFRVLVVLCVFGGAIGSVNLVWSLGDTFAALMVFINVIAIVPLGGVAVKLLRNYSQQKRKGVDPVFHRDMLPEVKNIEVWDGSDPVTRRGGAVVTEV; encoded by the coding sequence ATGAATAGCGTTGAATCTTTTGTGGAAACAATGAACCATTACATATGGCTCATTGTTCCTTGGGTACTCATCGGTGCTGGTGTTTATTTTGCGGTTCGTACTTTCTTTGTGCAGGTGCGCTATGTGCCAGACATGATTCGTTCTGTATCTGAAAAGAACACAAGTGAAGATTCACACACAGATGATGAGGGAATTTCTGCATTCAAGGCTTTTTGTATTTCTGCAGCAGCGCGAGTTGGAACTGGAAATATCGTTGGCGTTGCAGTAGCTATTTCTGCTGGTGGTCCCGGCGCGGTGTTTTGGATGTGGATGATAGCCATCATTGGTGGCGCAACAGCATTTGTTGAGTCTACGCTGGCACAGTTATGGAAAGTAAAAGAAGCAGATGGCACCTATCGCGGTGGTCCTGCATACTACATGACCAAAGGGTTAGGGCTTAAAGGTTTAGCTACGTGCTTTGCTATTGCGATCACTATTACTTATGGCTTTGTTTATAACTCTATTCAGGCTAATTCTATTACTGAAGCAATTGGTACTTCCATCAATAATAGTGGTCTTGGGTTTAGGGCTACAGTAGGGCTTGTTCTAGCGGTTATTACCGGAATAATCATTTTTGGTGGTATCAAACGCATTGCTAATTTCACACAAGTCATTGTGCCTGTGATGGCTTTGCTTTACCTTGGTATGGGGCTTGTTGTTCTGATCCTTAACATAAGCCATGTTCCAGCGATGTTTGCAGAAATTGTTACTCATGCCCTGGGTATCCGAGAGATTGCAGGTGCTACTCTTGGTGCTGCTTTCCAATATGGTATGCGTCGTGGGCTATTTTCTAATGAGGCTGGTCAAGGTTCCGCACCAAATGCGGCGGCAACTGCGAGTGTGTCGCACCCAGTAAAGCAAGGTCTTGTCCAAACTCTTGGTGTGTATTTTGACACGCTTTTGGTATGTAGTATTACCGCTTTTATCATTTTGCTTTCTTCGCCAACGTACACTGGGGCGGAACAAGAGGGAGCACCATTAGCGCAGCGTGCTTTGGCTCAAGAGGTGGGTGGTTTTGGCATTCATTTCATTACCTTGATTCTGTTCTTCTTGGCTTTTTCTTCAGTTATTGGTAATTACTATTTGGCTCAAGCAAATGTGGAATACTTTACTCAATCGCGCAAAGCACTCACTGTTTTTCGCGTGTTAGTGGTGTTATGCGTCTTTGGTGGTGCAATTGGGTCAGTAAACCTTGTATGGTCTTTGGGCGATACATTCGCAGCGCTCATGGTATTCATCAATGTTATTGCGATTGTGCCACTTGGTGGTGTTGCGGTGAAATTGTTGCGTAATTACAGCCAGCAAAAGCGAAAAGGCGTGGATCCTGTGTTCCATCGTGATATGTTGCCTGAAGTGAAAAACATTGAGGTATGGGACGGTAGCGATCCGGTCACTCGACGTGGTGGCGCGGTAGTTACTGAGGTCTAA
- the mutM gene encoding bifunctional DNA-formamidopyrimidine glycosylase/DNA-(apurinic or apyrimidinic site) lyase: MPELPEVEVVRRGLETHILGCTITDVLSYHHRTLRKYPGTANALQAQLRGRRIDEIARRGKFLWLCLDDDQTIVIHLGMSGQLLIKDSAAVTARYGRELQPYSAGLEDKTLRHLRLRVMLDNDIQVWFVDQRTFGYFVPDELVPGQQQKLVPELVSHIAPDLLEEDIDFSVVAAQIRAKKTEIKRVLLNQEIVSGIGNIYADEMLWAASVHPATLASSLTHTEVLSLLSAGKTVMTQALAQGGTSFDELYVNVNGESGYFERSLHAYGQHNKPCARCGTKLVKQQWMNRSSHYCPQCQVKKTNH, from the coding sequence ATGCCTGAGTTACCAGAAGTCGAGGTGGTGCGCCGAGGACTCGAAACACACATCCTTGGTTGCACTATCACTGATGTGCTTAGTTATCATCATCGGACATTGCGAAAATATCCCGGTACTGCGAATGCTCTGCAAGCGCAACTTCGCGGTCGCAGAATTGATGAGATAGCGCGCCGTGGTAAATTTCTGTGGCTATGCCTTGACGACGATCAAACCATTGTGATTCATTTGGGCATGAGTGGGCAATTGTTAATCAAAGATAGCGCTGCTGTGACAGCACGCTATGGTAGAGAGCTCCAACCCTATAGTGCTGGATTAGAAGATAAAACGCTTCGGCATTTGAGACTACGCGTGATGCTTGATAACGACATACAAGTATGGTTCGTGGATCAGCGTACGTTTGGCTATTTTGTGCCTGATGAATTAGTCCCAGGACAACAGCAAAAGTTAGTCCCAGAATTAGTGTCGCATATTGCTCCAGACTTACTTGAGGAGGACATAGATTTTTCTGTTGTTGCAGCGCAGATACGAGCAAAGAAAACTGAGATCAAGCGGGTTTTGCTCAACCAAGAAATTGTATCTGGCATTGGCAATATCTATGCTGATGAAATGCTCTGGGCTGCGAGTGTACATCCGGCTACTCTTGCGAGTTCTTTAACACACACAGAGGTTTTGTCCTTATTGTCTGCTGGAAAAACTGTGATGACCCAGGCTTTGGCACAAGGGGGTACGAGTTTTGATGAACTATATGTCAATGTCAATGGTGAATCCGGATATTTTGAGCGCTCTTTGCATGCTTATGGACAGCACAATAAACCATGTGCGCGTTGCGGGACAAAGCTTGTCAAACAGCAGTGGATGAATCGCTCTAGTCACTATTGTCCGCAGTGTCAGGTGAAAAAGACTAACCACTGA
- the rnc gene encoding ribonuclease III gives MSKKQHDTRSGQEILEASFDEIDHEPLCAALGVTISRELLILALTHRSFANEHGFLPNNERLEFLGDAVLGLAVAAKLYEQYPTRPESDISKMRASVVSRYGLSDVAREINLGTYILLGKGEKTTGGSDKTSILADTTEALLGAIYLEHGFEVARATVLRLFQHKIDVASAKGLHEDWKTTLQERLSERKLPMAVYEATATGPEHDKVFTATVSVEGEKLGTGVGPNKKLAEQLAAHEAVKVLQSRI, from the coding sequence ATGAGCAAGAAACAACATGATACACGTAGTGGACAAGAGATACTTGAGGCATCTTTTGACGAAATAGATCATGAACCACTCTGTGCTGCTTTGGGGGTTACTATCTCCCGAGAATTGCTTATTTTGGCGCTTACTCATCGTTCTTTTGCTAATGAGCATGGGTTTTTACCTAATAATGAGCGGTTAGAATTTCTTGGTGACGCAGTATTGGGTTTGGCTGTGGCAGCAAAATTGTACGAGCAATATCCCACACGCCCTGAGAGTGATATTTCTAAAATGCGTGCTTCAGTAGTAAGCCGTTATGGATTATCTGATGTGGCCAGAGAGATTAATCTCGGCACCTATATTTTGTTGGGCAAAGGCGAAAAAACCACAGGTGGCAGTGATAAAACCTCTATTTTGGCGGATACAACTGAGGCATTATTAGGTGCCATATATCTTGAACATGGTTTTGAGGTTGCTCGTGCCACTGTATTGCGGTTGTTTCAGCATAAAATCGATGTGGCAAGTGCAAAAGGCCTGCATGAAGACTGGAAAACCACTCTTCAAGAACGACTTTCCGAACGTAAATTACCGATGGCAGTGTATGAGGCAACAGCTACAGGTCCCGAACACGATAAAGTTTTTACAGCAACGGTGAGCGTCGAAGGCGAAAAATTAGGTACCGGAGTCGGGCCAAATAAAAAGCTAGCAGAACAATTAGCAGCTCATGAGGCTGTGAAAGTATTGCAATCGCGCATATAA
- a CDS encoding DUF177 domain-containing protein, with protein sequence MKNNKENSPFVFAIGDIIRSGVSEMRRNVGDSPQRIGSAMIGIEQGTEVTIEARIDPLGDAVMVDAKVLAQLQGQCVRCLKELTPNIELNVNVVFALEQGIIGGDLEDFDEEEVPLVIDDSIDLLPTVATEAGLTLPFNPTCEDGCDGSTQVPEPDGLAEQETRTDPRWAGLEKFL encoded by the coding sequence ATGAAAAATAATAAAGAAAATTCTCCTTTTGTTTTTGCAATTGGCGATATTATTCGCTCTGGTGTATCAGAAATGCGCCGCAATGTTGGTGATAGCCCCCAGCGCATCGGTTCAGCAATGATCGGAATCGAACAGGGGACAGAAGTTACTATTGAAGCGCGTATTGATCCACTGGGCGACGCGGTAATGGTTGATGCTAAAGTATTGGCACAGCTACAAGGACAATGCGTGCGTTGCCTGAAAGAACTCACCCCAAATATCGAGTTGAATGTTAATGTTGTTTTTGCACTCGAACAAGGAATCATTGGCGGTGATTTAGAGGACTTTGACGAGGAAGAAGTACCGCTTGTTATCGATGATTCCATTGATCTTTTGCCCACTGTTGCCACTGAAGCAGGACTAACATTGCCGTTTAATCCAACCTGTGAAGATGGCTGTGATGGCAGTACCCAAGTTCCAGAACCAGATGGTCTTGCTGAGCAAGAAACCAGAACTGATCCGCGTTGGGCTGGATTGGAGAAATTCCTATGA
- a CDS encoding DivIVA domain-containing protein: MYRVFEALDELVQTVEQAYGVPMTSNCMVPRNEVLGLLDDLRNALPIEIDDAQDVLDQRDEIIGGAQDRAQQLVSDAQNQADALVADATEQSDRMMRDAEDRAHATVAKAQDDADHIVGSARRDADNTVASAQAEADRLISRGNEQYQRSVTEGEAEQARLISETEVMRRANEEAHRIVDAAHADSNRLRNECDQFVDQKLASFEETLTTVLRTISRDRSALQRGAGVSGSLDSSRSPRS, encoded by the coding sequence ATGTACCGCGTCTTTGAAGCATTAGATGAACTTGTCCAAACTGTTGAGCAGGCATATGGCGTTCCCATGACCTCAAATTGCATGGTGCCACGCAATGAGGTTCTGGGTCTTCTTGATGATCTCCGCAACGCTTTGCCGATTGAAATTGATGATGCGCAAGATGTTCTTGATCAGCGCGATGAAATTATTGGAGGTGCTCAGGATCGAGCACAGCAATTAGTTTCCGATGCACAAAATCAGGCAGATGCCTTGGTTGCTGATGCTACCGAACAATCAGATCGCATGATGCGTGATGCAGAAGACAGAGCACACGCTACTGTCGCTAAAGCTCAAGATGATGCTGACCATATTGTGGGCAGTGCGCGTCGTGATGCGGATAATACAGTAGCTAGCGCACAAGCAGAAGCTGATCGTCTGATCAGTCGAGGCAATGAGCAGTATCAGCGCAGTGTTACTGAGGGTGAAGCTGAGCAAGCACGACTGATTAGCGAAACAGAGGTTATGCGTCGCGCTAATGAAGAAGCACACCGAATTGTCGATGCTGCTCATGCTGATTCTAATCGCCTACGTAATGAATGCGATCAGTTCGTAGATCAGAAACTCGCCTCTTTTGAGGAAACGCTCACCACAGTTTTGCGTACTATTTCTCGGGATCGCAGCGCATTGCAGCGCGGTGCAGGCGTATCTGGTTCGCTTGATTCTTCACGCTCACCTCGGTCTTAA